From Gossypium raimondii isolate GPD5lz chromosome 11, ASM2569854v1, whole genome shotgun sequence:
TATGTATATTATGCTTTGGTAGGGAGGACTTTTCCCTGATGAATGGATTCATTCATTTGCAGAGAGACCTCATGGACTGATTGTGATATTCCTTGGTTTACTAGGGTGGATTGGAAGCACTCCTAAAATCTATCAAGGATCAGGATCCAGATAGAGTATCTGTTGGCCTTGCATCTTCACTAGATACCGTTGCTGAATTGGAGTTGTTGCAGGTAAGTACTATACTACTATTCCCTAGTTATACTTTGTGCGTATTCTGATTCATGATTTTCTATAAGATATTTGAAGGATCAAAATATTGATTGGCTTCCTTTACTTGTGTTATAGCTGCTGATTTTATATGCAGAAATTTTGTTGATTGTATGTGTTAGGTTTAGTTGTTAAAATAGTACAAGTATAGTAACATCACAACTTATTATTGTGGAATAGGCCCCGGGGTTGTCCTTTTTGTTACCTGAGCAGTACTTGAAATATCCAAGGTCAGTCTTCTACAGCCAAAGTCAGAATTTCAATGTTTTACTGAGGGTTGTTAtattcaaatgttttaaattgattggttaatgcaatttattttgttaatctACTTTTGGTTTACCTATTTTGAAGCATGCAACATAGTTTTCCCCATTTTCTTTTCCACAAACATACTTACATGCAATTCTATTATCTTTTTAATATCTAGCCGTTTTCTCTACTATTTGACTgctgtttatatatttttacaattcatTTGCTCTATGGTAACAATTTTTCATTCAGTGCCCGTTTGGCTTGCATGATTGCATTTGTGATTAGTAGGCTTTAAGTTTAAACCGGTTTTGtctctacttttttttattttaaatggtgTTAGTTATGGTCTCTAGGCTAACAGGGAGAGCAATTGTTGAACTTACTATTGAGAAAGGAGATGGTTCGTCATTTTCCCCAGAAGCTGGTGGTGAACTCAGAAAGACTGCCACAATTCAGGTATGTTGAACCTGACAGTTTTATAAATTTCTCCTTTTGCGTCTATCACCTTAAGACTCTATCACATGTCGATAGCAACTGTCTTGCTACATCTCTGATTGTCACCTAACACGTTATTTGGAGCTCAGGCCTCAGAACGACATTGAATACTGCTGAGACAAACAAAATCATGACAATTGCTCTAAATCTGCTTACTATACCATCTTTTGTGACGGGTTGGGGGTGTTGCAAACAATAACAGAGCTAAATTGAATGACGCTTTACAAATTTACAGTTAACTGATTATCTTCTATCAATTCAGGTTGTTTTGGATGGATATTCAGCACCACTAACCACCGGAAATTTTGCAAAACTGGTAAGGTAGTTAAGCTTCTTTTTTTTGACATCGGTTTTTATTGCTAtatcattttacattttaaaataaattcaattaggTCTATGCTATAAGTTTAATGACATGTTGTTAGTGTCTTCACTATTGCTGTCCATTGACGGATGATAACATGACTATACCCTCATAAAAGCAAATGCTTGACCTAATCAACCCTAATAGTTGGAGCAGAGCCTTAATTGGTTGAGCTATATCTATTTGTTAATGATAAACGTAGCAAGGCTGAAATCTTACTATCTTAGTAGATGAATCGGTTTGTGCTTTGATCTTTCTGATTAAAACCATGCTAGTTTTCTGTATGCGAATTGGTTAAAAATGCTGCAATATCTGTGAACAATAGCAATTTAAGGTGATTGAACCACACATACGCTCCTAAGAATTAGTTATAATTCTTCAGGTGACAGATGGAGCATATGATGGAACAAAGCTGAGCTGTATTAATCAAGCTATCATCTCTGAAAACGATACTGGAAAGAATGGTTACAGTGTTCCCCTAGAAATAATGCCATCGGGACAGTTTGAGCCTTTGTACAAAACAACCTTAAGTGTTCAGGTATGACTCCATAGCTGATTTTTTACATATGTCCAGAAATTGCAGCTATACCATTTTCCAGTTTAGTGTTCATAGTctcattcttttatttctccTGGTAGGATGGCGAATTGCCGGTTCTTCCCCTATCTGTTTATGGAGCTGTTGCTATGGCACACAGTGAAGTCTCTGAGGAATACTCGTCACCATATCAATTTTTCTTCTATCTATACGATAAAAGGAATGTAAGTATACTTCAAAGCTCCATCTAATTCAATGCTTACTATCTGCTTCCTATGTTACCCAAACTTGGTGTGAGTGTCAAATATGGCTATGTTTCCATCACAAGTATtatgaagttttaaaaaaaaggtttttccatatatttaaaTGATGAAACTGCGGTAGCCATAACTGAATATGGACCAAACACAGATATACTGGTAAAATAGTCTACTTCTACCATCTGCTCACCCTTGCCTGTCCAATATATCTTCCAGTTATCTGGTTAAAGCTGTATGATGATGATTTTACTTGTTTATAGTCTGGTTTGGGAGGCATATCGTTTGAAGAAGGTCAATTTTCCGTTTTCGGGTAATGTCATTTTATCCTTTGGATTAGATACATCTATGTATGAGCTAATTGTTGGCTAGACttttcatatgaatttaacttCAACATACAGATATATAACTGCTGGAAGAGAGATTCTACCACAAATAAAAACTGGAGATATCATCAAATCTGCAAAGCTAGTTGAAGGTCGAGATCGCCTTGTATTGCCAAGTGAAAGCTAAAGAACTTCTTCAGAAAGGGTCATCTCCATAAATTTTGAAGTCCATGTATCATTCTCAAAATTTAAGTGGTAAGGCTATTCTATAAGCTGTAAAGGTCATTTTTGGAGTTCTTGCTGCAGTTTGAGTTGAAGGTATTTACTctttttaatatgaatttttgttgtaaattattaaaaccacttttactttttaaatcaattcacTGAAGCTTTATTAACAAGCATTAGTTCTAAACTTGCATCCATTGTTTCTTCTTAAGAATTCTTTACATTCATCCACTTTATCCCTTCACAAATACAAGAAGAATGGACTGGATGGAGGACAAATTTGAAGCTAAGATTTTACTTTCTTCAAGCCACATATTTAGGCAATATTTTTATGCATGAATTAATTGATTATTAGTCTAAAATTCAAGATAATGTTAGCAAAGATGCACAGAAACTTCGTAAAAAAGAGTATTAAAGAAAAGTCAACAAAAGTTAAGAAATTTTCTCACAGAAGTCTCATGTTACTTTCATTATATAGATATAGTATCTAAAGTTATCAGATTATCTTGAAGAATGAGGCAGATTTCCGAATCTCCCTGgcaatttcaaaacttttaacaaCTTTATAATTAAAGATGTTTGGGTCAATAAAGACCAAAGTGTGAATTCCATGTGACGTGGTGCTACTGCACCGGCCACACCCCCCTTTTCCTAGAAGCTACTTTGCACTGGATTTTggtcataaattttttattttttttaaagatataattaGACCCAAATAGATTCTActctcaaaatgaaaaatataaataatatttgttatttaatatttatcacaAATTCGATATCATTTTCCGAATAAGATCTGATGGTTAaaatatactatatatataagttgTGTACTtaatttggtgatttttaatctttatgtttttaagattttaattctGATAATATGAtagctattaaattaattgagttaaattttattattttcaaaatttgatgtgccaaacatattattatatgtataatgtTAAGCCACACATTATTCCTAAAACAAATAGTTAATAGATTTAGTAATTATGGTTTAcacaaaaactaatattttaaaatatgaaaaacttagCAACTAAGAATAACCTAATTGAAGAATATCTTTAcgcataatataaaaataataacataatttaactaaataagttttattattattgtatattcaggactaaaatttcaaaatataaaaaccaaaaactaaaattaaacaactcgaaaataccaaaaataaaaataatcaaattaaaatataaatattaattaagcaatttacacaaaatataatgattaataataaaattttaaccaaattcaaaataattttgtatatagTCATGGCATCATTATcatgtaataattaaaatattttatttttctaaaaataaattttatttaatatacattTATAACTAAAGATGATGACTTCAACATCAATGAATTAAACTATTTGATTGAGAAGgtcaattaatatttaatttagttttgtaacgatattttttactttaattttgtttcaatgtAACCCACCCTTATCTTATCTCATAAAGTAAAGTGAAAGTTTTTAGATAAcagaagaaaagtaaaaaaaaaatcttaaaatattatgGTTGTCATTAATAAAGCAATTATTagtctcttcttcttcttcttcttccccttTTATACATGTCGATttcatttcttcaaaaactgagcaaaagagaaaaagatgtCTGATTATTTGCCTGCAGAAGTGATCCTTGAAATCCTTAAAAGGCTCCCAATAAAGTCATTGGTGAAATGCAGGTCAGTTTGTAAGACCTGGAACAGTCTCATTTGCAACCCGTCTTTCATTTCAACCCATTTACAAGCTTCACTTTCAGAACCCAACAACACTCCTTTCATCCTCCTTAGGTGCTTTAAAAAGGGCAAAGAAAACTACTTTTTACATTATGATAATGATGACTTTGATGAGTTCAAGCAGCTTCAATTCCCTGTTTTTGGGTGTTTGTCTTGTTCTGCAGTGGTTGGTTCTTGCCATGGGTTAGTTTGTCTTACTTTTTTACCACAAGAtgttttgaatttcattttttggaaCCCTTCCATTCAAAAATACATTACATTGCCTCAACCAAATATTTGCTGCTATACTGATGATGTAcgtttaaattttgggtttgggtttgatTCGAGAACCAATGATTATAAGCTACTTATAGTTGGGGTTGAAAAAGGTGAGACGTTGATTGAACCCTATTTGTTTTCacttaatgaaaattgttgGAAAAGGGTTACTCCCGCTTCACCTAAGTATGCTGTTGAAGCAGGGATTTCATCCACTTTTGTTAATGGGGCACTCCATTGGTTAGGGTATCAGAGAGGGAAAAATGGTGGATTCAGTAATGCAATTTTGGGGTTTGATTTAAGTAGTGAGGAGTTTCTTGAGATAAGTTTGCCAGAAACTTTAGTTTGGTTGTGTCCTATGGATTTATCAACTATGAGATATGGGGAATCTTCCATTGCAGTGCTTAAAAGAGATTGGGAAGATGGTGAGTTGTTTGAATTGTGGGTCATGAAGGAGTATGGTGTGGTTGAGTCATGGACTAAGGTGTTAGCATTACATTTGATTGACCAAAGTGGATGGTTCCCAAGGGTATTGGGATTTAGGAAGAATGGGGAAGTCTTATTGCAAGTGGATGATGGAGAGATGGCTTCACTTGATTTGAACTGCCAACAGATGGAGCCTCATGGAGTTGAGGTTGGGGCGGAATTGTTATATGTTGGTAGTTACGTGGAGAGCCTAGTGTTACTCGACAAAGCGGTTGATGTCCGCAGTGTGAGTGATGCAATTCATGCTATAGATTCAAGTGATTCTGACGAATCAAGTGAGGGAGAGTGTGAAATCACATAGGACTGGTAAGTGCATTCACCTCTTATTTTCATAGCTGTCTTAAGTGATGGTTTATATGAACTTGATATTTACTAAGTTTTGCCTCTCTATGTATCTCAAATTCATGCTTGCAAAAGAGATTCGTGCATAACTCCCTTTACGTTAGCTTAATTGATTAAATACTTTAGCAACTTCAAATTAAGCCGTCTATCTCACATCGGGAAATTGTAAGAGTCTGCTTTGATATATGTGTAAAACCTGAAACCCGTCCTTGTGAGGTATTTGTGCAACAAATTTGTGGGTGTGGATCTCCATTGAGATTAATGCTATTGGCCTTGGATAAAGCCTAAATGAAAAGCTATAGAAATAAGGGAAAACTTTAACCTTTGGATCCGCTTGTTCTAACTTCTTATTCAGAGGTTATGGAGTAAACTTTGTTATATTTTCATGCGCATCCTATTGTGCAGGCAAGACATTTGTATGTTCCTTGTAGCATATCTGCTTGATATGTACCATGTATTACATGTATTTAAGCCTGTCAATCTATCTATGCTGCAATCTTAAAGATCAAAAGTACTTTTTTATCAGGCATGCTCACACATGCGCACACATGTAAGCATGCCCGTATATACAAACTCGGGCATGTCTGTTCTTTGAAGATTACAAATATAAACCCCTTGTTTTTTTCATGTAGGAATGGGCTGTTGTACTTATGCTTTCATGTTAGTAGAAAACCAAGACAGTGTGTTTGTTTCCGAATGCCAATTCCTGGAACGATATATTCTCTTCATTACTTCAATGACACTTTTATTCTGATTTCTTACAGGGGTATTGGGAACGCAGCGGATGTTCAAACCGTTGAAGCATAAATTTGCCTTTTCATCAAGGAACAGGCATTCAATATGGTCTTTTATCATATGTCTGCACTGCACTGCAGTGCACTGCACTGCATGTTTTGTTTTAGTTAGAATAGACTCGTGGTTGTACTGAGTCATCCCTAGGCAGTTTTGTGACATCCATTTGAAATGGCACAAACGGTCTTGCTAATCTTGAACAGCctctttaaatcaattttagcaTATAAATTAAAGAGGGAATTCTGTATTTGGttggttttctttttgggtAAAAAAGAGACGGTATCTTGGAGAGATTGTAAATGTTGATACCTTTTAAAGGTCATTGCATGGACCATTGAGCTAAACCTTGGGTTGGGTTACTTTTTATTGCAATGCAAGGGAAACATGTTGTATCCAAAGATATTGCCTAATATAGCAAGCAGGGACTGATAACTAGTAATGATGAAAGATTGCCGTGTTTATGATGTGTTGGTTTTCTGTTTTTGAACTGATTTAGGATTTTCAGGAAACTGGATGtaacctttatttatttgcttgaaTGTTTACGCTAATCTTATACTTTTGGCCTTGGTCAAGGCTGTTTGAACCGAAACCAGACTGGCCGGTCAGATAGGGAATTGGTCGAGGTATTGATTCGAAGAAGGGTATTGAATTGGTTGATTGGGGCAGGGGACTGGCCCCCTAAAATTTAggctttttataatttttataattttaaattaataaagttaaaattgcACTGGGTCCCctacaaatgataaaattttattttaatcttttaaaaattataaatatagaggttattaaattgatgaaattatatttttattattataaaaatagtacgGATTGGTTGTAATAGACAAAAAAACAGTTGAgtcaagattttaatattttcttttatgatttttaatgatttatttaattgaacttgACAAGTCGATTGAAATAGTGAACCAGGAACTTGATTGGTTTAACCGTTGACTTAACCTAAAAACCTTGAAATTGGTTGAAATTGTGTATGGCGTTCATGATGAGATGTTATTAGTTATAGTACAATCATTGGTTAATAGATGCGGGAGGAATAAATAATACGTATAAATACTTTATTcaatggatttaaaatttaaatttcttgcaATCGAGTCTTAGTTTTATTAGTATCGACATTGTTGTTAGTATAGAAATGACATAAATTTGAGTAAGTTGAAGTGTATTTATCTTCATGTTTAAgaattaagataaattatttttacttaaaaatgcCTAAATggttataaaaattctaaattcctaattacaaaaaaacccttaaattcctaacttttattttaaatttgtttttacttaaaaataaattatgcgccacaataattattaaaaaaataatttatttttaaatgtacttaattttaaaattataattaaataaaccatATTATTAAGTATTGGAAGAtcccaaaatattatttcaccctttttttatttaatttttgcagTATAAAAAtgtgagaagaaaattttagtaaagtCCATTTTCCAGCCCAATCTAGATTCAATGAGAACCCAAGGGAGCCCATCTCTATAAACTCCTGGACAAGCCCAGGAATGAGGTTTTAGCTAGGGTTTATCAAAGACAAAATCTTTAGTATCAGTTTCAGCagcaaaaaaaccctaaaaaaacccCTACCCTTTGAATTCCATCTTTTGTTAAAACAATGGGGAAGAAACGGAAGCACAGCGAAACCCAGACAGCTgaaccgaaaaagaaagatgaagcaGCTCCAGAGAGACCCAAAAGGTCACTTTTCGGTTGGAAAGACAAGGAAGAAGTTCAGCAACAAACTGAGTCCAATACGGATCCTCCCCAAGTTTTTAGAAACAAGGAAAAAGTTATGGTGACTTGTTCACGACGCATCAATTACAGGTTTGGTTGGTTGGATGAAGAATGTTATTTTCTTTGCTTAGATGTGTGGTTgactttgtttttcttatatGGGTTttaaagtcttttttttttttatggttttgggTTTTGTAGGTATAGGCATTTGATGTTGAATATGGTTTCACTTTTGCCTCATTGTAAGAAGGATAACAAGGTTGAATCAAGGAGTAGTAAAGGGGCTACCTTGAATGAGCTTATTGAGTTGAGGGGTTGTTCTTCTGCTCTGTTTTTTGAGGTAAATATTTAAGCTTTGTTGCTTTTAATGCACTTTCcatgataaaatatgaaatttgatgaGTTTGCTCGGTTTGGTTCACTGAAATGCATAGAATTATGTAAACCTTGGGTCATATGTAACTTTTGGACATGGTAGTCACTTAAGacttttttaatctaaaattaaggtggttttattttgtttcactTCAGAATTTTATGCTCAAAATGTTCAAAGTTTATAAACACTTCTCTTGTTTTTGCCAGTGTAGGAAACATCAAGATCTTTACCTGTGGATGGCAAGGTGTCCCAATGGTCCATCTGTGAAATTTTTGGTTAACGCTGGTAATATTTCtcatttaatttcttaaaatgcATTATTATGATTTGGTCCCTATGAAATGAAGATGTTGTTTAGTTAGTATTAGGGTATGATGattcttcttgtttcttgtggcTTAATGAAGTTCCTTTTGTGCATTTCAGTTCACACAATGGAAGAACTGAAGCTCACTGGAAATCATTTGAAAGGTTCACGTCCTTTGTTGACCTTCTCGAGCAATTTTGAGAAAGATGCTCATTGGAAGCTTCTGAAAGAGATGATCATACAGGTACCTTGATGTGGTTTTTCCTCCTTTTAAATAAATGCTCTTTTTCTGGTCATATTTCTCACATTTAGATGAAACATGTACTTCTCACTCTTTGAATGAACTCATTTGAGTTCTCTCCCACGTCTTTCAAACTGTTGCATTG
This genomic window contains:
- the LOC105761248 gene encoding ribosome biogenesis protein BRX1 homolog 1, with protein sequence MGKKRKHSETQTAEPKKKDEAAPERPKRSLFGWKDKEEVQQQTESNTDPPQVFRNKEKVMVTCSRRINYRYRHLMLNMVSLLPHCKKDNKVESRSSKGATLNELIELRGCSSALFFECRKHQDLYLWMARCPNGPSVKFLVNAVHTMEELKLTGNHLKGSRPLLTFSSNFEKDAHWKLLKEMIIQIFGTPKEHRKSKPYHDHVFVFSIADDHIWFRNYQISVPHNESDKMVRGGLDKMTLVEVGPRFCLNPIKIFAGSFGGPTLYENPFYVSPNQIRALEKRQKAGKYAKKVKAKTRRKMHELSNPLEPDEFADMWRE
- the LOC105761244 gene encoding peptidyl-prolyl cis-trans isomerase CYP37, chloroplastic isoform X1; protein product: MAFPLSSSITLSFTPSTPKRHFLSTHFAFRFSQARSQENARPFQLKVQCKASKEAFIKDKSQCRNIPTSFNLSNLINGTMKLENVIAVILILAEITSPLPLAGWDFWSISPANAVLYSPETKLPRTGELALRRAIPANTNMKAIQDSLEDISYLLRIPQRKPYGTMEGNVKKALKIAVDGKDSILASIPADLREKGSTLYSSLVDGKGGLEALLKSIKDQDPDRVSVGLASSLDTVAELELLQAPGLSFLLPEQYLKYPRLTGRAIVELTIEKGDGSSFSPEAGGELRKTATIQVVLDGYSAPLTTGNFAKLVTDGAYDGTKLSCINQAIISENDTGKNGYSVPLEIMPSGQFEPLYKTTLSVQDGELPVLPLSVYGAVAMAHSEVSEEYSSPYQFFFYLYDKRNSGLGGISFEEGQFSVFGYITAGREILPQIKTGDIIKSAKLVEGRDRLVLPSES
- the LOC105761244 gene encoding peptidyl-prolyl cis-trans isomerase CYP37, chloroplastic isoform X3 gives rise to the protein MQDKSQCRNIPTSFNLSNLINGTMKLENVIAVILILAEITSPLPLAGWDFWSISPANAVLYSPETKLPRTGELALRRAIPANTNMKAIQDSLEDISYLLRIPQRKPYGTMEGNVKKALKIAVDGKDSILASIPADLREKGSTLYSSLVDGKGGLEALLKSIKDQDPDRVSVGLASSLDTVAELELLQAPGLSFLLPEQYLKYPRLTGRAIVELTIEKGDGSSFSPEAGGELRKTATIQVVLDGYSAPLTTGNFAKLVTDGAYDGTKLSCINQAIISENDTGKNGYSVPLEIMPSGQFEPLYKTTLSVQDGELPVLPLSVYGAVAMAHSEVSEEYSSPYQFFFYLYDKRNSGLGGISFEEGQFSVFGYITAGREILPQIKTGDIIKSAKLVEGRDRLVLPSES
- the LOC105761245 gene encoding F-box/kelch-repeat protein At3g23880, which encodes MSDYLPAEVILEILKRLPIKSLVKCRSVCKTWNSLICNPSFISTHLQASLSEPNNTPFILLRCFKKGKENYFLHYDNDDFDEFKQLQFPVFGCLSCSAVVGSCHGLVCLTFLPQDVLNFIFWNPSIQKYITLPQPNICCYTDDVRLNFGFGFDSRTNDYKLLIVGVEKGETLIEPYLFSLNENCWKRVTPASPKYAVEAGISSTFVNGALHWLGYQRGKNGGFSNAILGFDLSSEEFLEISLPETLVWLCPMDLSTMRYGESSIAVLKRDWEDGELFELWVMKEYGVVESWTKVLALHLIDQSGWFPRVLGFRKNGEVLLQVDDGEMASLDLNCQQMEPHGVEVGAELLYVGSYVESLVLLDKAVDVRSVSDAIHAIDSSDSDESSEGECEIT